The proteins below are encoded in one region of Pangasianodon hypophthalmus isolate fPanHyp1 chromosome 6, fPanHyp1.pri, whole genome shotgun sequence:
- the LOC117597539 gene encoding RNA guanine-N7 methyltransferase activating subunit — translation MAEAQQYEEQFAHRFSAQDEEFQRYLQQSAVQPPVVEAWRCRDARFQDSRHHRGDGGGWGQRSQDRRYGGHQNSYNRRRHYDRY, via the exons ATGGCTGAAGCTCAGCAGTATGAGGAGCAGTTTGCGCACCGTTTCTCGGCTCAGGATGAGGAGTTCCAGCGGTATTTACAGCAATCCGCGGTGCAGCCGCCTGTAGTGGAGGCGTGGAGATGCAGAGACGCTCG TTTCCAGGACAGCAGACATCACCGTGGCGACGGCGGCGgctggggtcagaggtcacaggATCGGCGATACGGAGGTCACCAGAACTCATATAATCGGAGACGACATTACGATCGCTACTGA